A window of Danaus plexippus chromosome 12, MEX_DaPlex, whole genome shotgun sequence contains these coding sequences:
- the LOC116772453 gene encoding F-actin-uncapping protein LRRC16A isoform X3 encodes MTLKKIVKMSTKSQITTELSESIGNVLGKNVKILYKSLIRMESRGDKVDNRVLVVTAYRVFITTTKVPTRIDNGFHLMEIEALESKKNNHLSITLIHEHKPVSILIGEEGSSEGVINAIHALIAAFDDLFPNVAMEDIVAKVNLPFPLHPICGTRKHSTCGDFSNQYAAMCDLCQTPFRAEVAWDIDTIYLAHDIRMLHLKDFDHLDQRDLIPLVMALQHNTWFEGVCGDGVRVGGEAWEAVGRLVRSACPPPRRLSWRGAALRHDHAARLGHALARAPRPPALHTIDLSQNHIEDKGAISILTGLSNNPSGLRSISLSQCGVTGKTVCQLAVMLNDAPAHLNTLAHLDLSHNNLKDDVHNLYNFLAQPNVLTHLNLTNTETTLENIWGALLRGCAARLSTLLLARNPWSQSRRAKDPPPSFRQFFTACLALTDLDFSYCKMPPDALKSLLLGLACNESAAGVKLSLAGSLTSSQAAHVLESCVHGVRCLNTLDLSDNSMEWELSGIVRAVGKNHSITHLSLSKLTGKRSYAPPLIQALVHVLQEPDTALTSLDLSDCKLKSDLYGLLNALGGARRLRVLDVGGNLAGDAGARLLAKALQCNCTLHTLYIDRNAFSLQGLTDISSALRRSVSVRRVEFPGCDAAAGGRGASERVAALWRELHERLSSNSSSGQCGRVRALALERAWAGGEGAAALAAQAAAALPPPPLPAVVERAAAAAHHLLHQYLQRCSEVFAAMGGSVGGGELVTLQAVRDAMAPCNNTLQDLLNEAVERLALSACESVESADSDRGPAVDADIPDLLSPISHSGATPLGCRRRERGRRVRPKSVAEQQQCSSNEMLSLPPLHAEAADGLADLPAHTLRHLVKGRPRRVKTRAPTRPVTDQSQDIDEGLEEFWRTCRTPPGSEEASLSARTPLTSRSLHSLSSLASASPASPASPSPLRHSPTLRRDDTMYSVTSGESTPVLLECEVSRCKSSDNVGSKLPTTPPPSRSSDNVNTMGVGCTRSGGKARPWSVAGVNADNALCTTGSMMRDHPLTPEDTEA; translated from the exons GTTGTGACTGCTTATAGagtatttataacaacaacTAAAGTGCCAACAAGG attgaCAATGGATTTCACTTAATGGAGATTGAAGCTCTCGAGAGcaagaaaaataatcatttgtcAATAACACTCATTCATGAACATAAGCCCGTCTCGATCCTCATtg gCGAAGAAGGTTCGTCGGAAGGAGTTATTAATGCTATCCACGCTTTGATCGCAGCATTTGATGACTTATTTCCTAATGTTGCGATGGAGGACATCGTTGccaag gtGAATTTACCATTTCCCCTACATCCTATTTGTGGTACAAGAAAACATTCAACATGCGGTGATTTCTCTAACCAATACGCGGCCATGTGCGACCTCTGTCAGACGCCGTTCAG AGCCGAGGTCGCTTGGGACATTGACACAATTTATCTAGCGCACGACATAAGAATGCTACATCTCAAAGATTTCGATCATTTGGATCAAAG AGATCTGATCCCCTTGGTGATGGCGCTTCAACACAACACTTGGTTCGAGGGTGTGTGCGGGGACGGGGTGCGTGTGGGAGGGGAGGCGTGGGAGGCCGTGGGTCGCCTGGTCCGCTCGGCCTGTCCCCCTCCGAGGCGGCTCTCCTGGAGGGGCGCAGCCCTGAGACACGATCACGCGGCGCGGCTAGGACACGCGCTCGCTCGAGCGCCGCGGCCACCAGCGCTACATACCATCGATCTATCCCAGAATCATATCGAGGATAAGG GCGCCATCAGTATCCTGACGGGTCTGTCGAACAACCCCAGCGGTCTTCGTTCCATCTCCCTGTCTCAGTGCGGCGTGACGGGGAAGACGGTGTGCCAACTGGCTGTGATGCTGAACGACGCGCCCGCACACCTCAACACGTTAGCACACTTGGACCTCTCACATAACAACCTCAAGGATGACGTTCAT AATTTGTACAACTTCCTTGCACAACCCAACGTATtgacacatttaaatttaacaaacaccGAGACGACATTAGAAAAT ATATGGGGTGCTCTACTCCGCGGCTGCGCTGCCCGTCTGTCGACTCTCCTCCTGGCTCGTAACCCGTGGTCTCAGAGCCGCCGGGCGAAGGACCCGCCTCCGTCCTTCAGACAGTTCTTCACAGCCTGCCTGGCGCTCACCGATCTAGACTTCTCATACTGTAAGATGCCGCCGGACGCTCTCAA GAGTCTCCTGCTGGGGCTGGCGTGCAACGAGAGCGCGGCGGGTGTGAAGCTGTCGCTGGCGGGGTCTCTGACGTCATCGCAGGCGGCGCACGTGCTCGAGTCGTGCGTGCACGGAGTGCGGTGCCTCAACACGCTCGACCTGTCCGACAACA gTATGGAATGGGAATTATCTGGAATTGTAAGGGCCGTGGGAAAGAATCACTCAATAACGCATTTATCTTTAAGCAAGTTGACAGGGAAACGTTCGTACGCTCCGCCTTTAATACAG GCTTTGGTTCATGTTTTACAAGAACCCGATACGGCGTTGACGTCTTTAGATCTCAGTGACTGTAAGcttaag AGCGATTTGTACGGTTTATTGAACGCGTTGGGCGGTGCGCGGAGGCTGCGCGTGTTGGACGTCGGAGGCAACCTGGCGGGCGACGCCGGGGCGCGGCTACTAGCTAAGGCTTTACAATGCAACTGTACATTACACACGCTATACATAGACAGGAACGCCTTTAGTTTGCAAG GCCTGACGGATATATCGTCAGCGTTGCGACGCTCGGTGTCTGTGCGCCGCGTGGAGTTCCCCGGCTGTGACGCCGCGGCCGGCGGGCGGGGCGCCTCGGAGAGAGTCGCAGCTCTGTGGAGAGAACTACACGAACg GCTGTCCAGTAACAGTAGCAGTGGTCAGTGTGGTCGTGTGCGAGCCCTGGCGCTGGAGCGTGCTTGGGCGGGCGGGGAGGGGGCGGCGGCGCTCGCGGCCCAGGCGGCCGCCGCCCTTCCGCCGCCCCCGCTGCCTGCCGTCGTGGAGCGAGCTGCCGCCGCCGCCCATCACCTACTGCACCAGTACCTGCAG CGCTGTAGTGAAGTGTTCGCAGCCATGGGCGGGTCTGTGGGCGGAGGGGAACTGGTCACTCTCCAGGCTGTGAGGGACGCCATGGCTCCCTGCAACAACACGCTGCAAGACTTGCTCAA TGAAGCCGTAGAGAGATTGGCTCTGTCGGCCTGTGAGAGTGTGGAGAGCGCGGACAGCGACCGAGGACCCGCGGTCGACGCCGACATACCGGATCTCCTGTCACCCATATCACACTCCGGG GCTACACCGCTCGGGTGTCGTCGTCGCGAGCGCGGTCGTCGCGTCCGGCCCAAGTCTGTGGCGGAGCAGCAGCAGTGCAGCAGCAACGAGATGCTGTCCCTGCCGCCGCTACACGCTGAGGCAGCCGACGGACTGGCAGACCTGCCCGCACACACGCTCAGACATCTAGTGAAAG GTCGACCGCGGAGGGTGAAGACGAGGGCGCCGACACGACCGGTGACGGATCAGTCGCAAGACATAGACGAAg gcCTAGAGGAGTTCTGGCGCACGTGTCGCACGCCGCCCGGCAGCGAGGAGGCGTCGCTGTCGGCTCGCACGCCTCTGACGTCACGCTCGCTGCACTCCCTGTCCTCGCTGGCCTCCGCCTCGCCCGCCTCGCCCGCCTCGCCCTCGCCGCTCCGACACTCGCCCACACTCCGCAGGGACGACACCAT GTACAGTGTGACGTCCGGTGAAAGTACTCCTGTGCTTTTGGAATGTG AGGTATCTCGCTGCAAGTCTTCCGACAACGTGGGCAGTAAGTTACCCACCACGCCGCCGCCGTCTCGTTCCTCAGATAACGTTAACACTATGG GCGTAGGATGTACTCGTTCGGGCGGCAAGGCTCGTCCGTGGTCGGTGGCGGGGGTCAACGCGGACAACGCGCTCTGCACCACAG GTTCAATGATGCGGGACCATCCATTGACTCCCG AAGACACAGAAGCCTAA
- the LOC116772453 gene encoding F-actin-uncapping protein LRRC16A isoform X1, with protein sequence MTLKKIVKMSTKSQITTELSESIGNVLGKNVKILYKSLIRMESRGDKVDNRVLVVTAYRVFITTTKVPTRIDNGFHLMEIEALESKKNNHLSITLIHEHKPVSILIGEEGSSEGVINAIHALIAAFDDLFPNVAMEDIVAKVNLPFPLHPICGTRKHSTCGDFSNQYAAMCDLCQTPFRAEVAWDIDTIYLAHDIRMLHLKDFDHLDQRDLIPLVMALQHNTWFEGVCGDGVRVGGEAWEAVGRLVRSACPPPRRLSWRGAALRHDHAARLGHALARAPRPPALHTIDLSQNHIEDKGAISILTGLSNNPSGLRSISLSQCGVTGKTVCQLAVMLNDAPAHLNTLAHLDLSHNNLKDDVHNLYNFLAQPNVLTHLNLTNTETTLENIWGALLRGCAARLSTLLLARNPWSQSRRAKDPPPSFRQFFTACLALTDLDFSYCKMPPDALKSLLLGLACNESAAGVKLSLAGSLTSSQAAHVLESCVHGVRCLNTLDLSDNSMEWELSGIVRAVGKNHSITHLSLSKLTGKRSYAPPLIQALVHVLQEPDTALTSLDLSDCKLKSDLYGLLNALGGARRLRVLDVGGNLAGDAGARLLAKALQCNCTLHTLYIDRNAFSLQGLTDISSALRRSVSVRRVEFPGCDAAAGGRGASERVAALWRELHERLSSNSSSGQCGRVRALALERAWAGGEGAAALAAQAAAALPPPPLPAVVERAAAAAHHLLHQYLQRCSEVFAAMGGSVGGGELVTLQAVRDAMAPCNNTLQDLLNEAVERLALSACESVESADSDRGPAVDADIPDLLSPISHSGATPLGCRRRERGRRVRPKSVAEQQQCSSNEMLSLPPLHAEAADGLADLPAHTLRHLVKGRPRRVKTRAPTRPVTDQSQDIDEGLEEFWRTCRTPPGSEEASLSARTPLTSRSLHSLSSLASASPASPASPSPLRHSPTLRRDDTMYSVTSGESTPVLLECEVSRCKSSDNVGSKLPTTPPPSRSSDNVNTMGVGCTRSGGKARPWSVAGVNADNALCTTEGVEACVGGSIVGITPGAALTSSMMRDHPLTPEDTEA encoded by the exons GTTGTGACTGCTTATAGagtatttataacaacaacTAAAGTGCCAACAAGG attgaCAATGGATTTCACTTAATGGAGATTGAAGCTCTCGAGAGcaagaaaaataatcatttgtcAATAACACTCATTCATGAACATAAGCCCGTCTCGATCCTCATtg gCGAAGAAGGTTCGTCGGAAGGAGTTATTAATGCTATCCACGCTTTGATCGCAGCATTTGATGACTTATTTCCTAATGTTGCGATGGAGGACATCGTTGccaag gtGAATTTACCATTTCCCCTACATCCTATTTGTGGTACAAGAAAACATTCAACATGCGGTGATTTCTCTAACCAATACGCGGCCATGTGCGACCTCTGTCAGACGCCGTTCAG AGCCGAGGTCGCTTGGGACATTGACACAATTTATCTAGCGCACGACATAAGAATGCTACATCTCAAAGATTTCGATCATTTGGATCAAAG AGATCTGATCCCCTTGGTGATGGCGCTTCAACACAACACTTGGTTCGAGGGTGTGTGCGGGGACGGGGTGCGTGTGGGAGGGGAGGCGTGGGAGGCCGTGGGTCGCCTGGTCCGCTCGGCCTGTCCCCCTCCGAGGCGGCTCTCCTGGAGGGGCGCAGCCCTGAGACACGATCACGCGGCGCGGCTAGGACACGCGCTCGCTCGAGCGCCGCGGCCACCAGCGCTACATACCATCGATCTATCCCAGAATCATATCGAGGATAAGG GCGCCATCAGTATCCTGACGGGTCTGTCGAACAACCCCAGCGGTCTTCGTTCCATCTCCCTGTCTCAGTGCGGCGTGACGGGGAAGACGGTGTGCCAACTGGCTGTGATGCTGAACGACGCGCCCGCACACCTCAACACGTTAGCACACTTGGACCTCTCACATAACAACCTCAAGGATGACGTTCAT AATTTGTACAACTTCCTTGCACAACCCAACGTATtgacacatttaaatttaacaaacaccGAGACGACATTAGAAAAT ATATGGGGTGCTCTACTCCGCGGCTGCGCTGCCCGTCTGTCGACTCTCCTCCTGGCTCGTAACCCGTGGTCTCAGAGCCGCCGGGCGAAGGACCCGCCTCCGTCCTTCAGACAGTTCTTCACAGCCTGCCTGGCGCTCACCGATCTAGACTTCTCATACTGTAAGATGCCGCCGGACGCTCTCAA GAGTCTCCTGCTGGGGCTGGCGTGCAACGAGAGCGCGGCGGGTGTGAAGCTGTCGCTGGCGGGGTCTCTGACGTCATCGCAGGCGGCGCACGTGCTCGAGTCGTGCGTGCACGGAGTGCGGTGCCTCAACACGCTCGACCTGTCCGACAACA gTATGGAATGGGAATTATCTGGAATTGTAAGGGCCGTGGGAAAGAATCACTCAATAACGCATTTATCTTTAAGCAAGTTGACAGGGAAACGTTCGTACGCTCCGCCTTTAATACAG GCTTTGGTTCATGTTTTACAAGAACCCGATACGGCGTTGACGTCTTTAGATCTCAGTGACTGTAAGcttaag AGCGATTTGTACGGTTTATTGAACGCGTTGGGCGGTGCGCGGAGGCTGCGCGTGTTGGACGTCGGAGGCAACCTGGCGGGCGACGCCGGGGCGCGGCTACTAGCTAAGGCTTTACAATGCAACTGTACATTACACACGCTATACATAGACAGGAACGCCTTTAGTTTGCAAG GCCTGACGGATATATCGTCAGCGTTGCGACGCTCGGTGTCTGTGCGCCGCGTGGAGTTCCCCGGCTGTGACGCCGCGGCCGGCGGGCGGGGCGCCTCGGAGAGAGTCGCAGCTCTGTGGAGAGAACTACACGAACg GCTGTCCAGTAACAGTAGCAGTGGTCAGTGTGGTCGTGTGCGAGCCCTGGCGCTGGAGCGTGCTTGGGCGGGCGGGGAGGGGGCGGCGGCGCTCGCGGCCCAGGCGGCCGCCGCCCTTCCGCCGCCCCCGCTGCCTGCCGTCGTGGAGCGAGCTGCCGCCGCCGCCCATCACCTACTGCACCAGTACCTGCAG CGCTGTAGTGAAGTGTTCGCAGCCATGGGCGGGTCTGTGGGCGGAGGGGAACTGGTCACTCTCCAGGCTGTGAGGGACGCCATGGCTCCCTGCAACAACACGCTGCAAGACTTGCTCAA TGAAGCCGTAGAGAGATTGGCTCTGTCGGCCTGTGAGAGTGTGGAGAGCGCGGACAGCGACCGAGGACCCGCGGTCGACGCCGACATACCGGATCTCCTGTCACCCATATCACACTCCGGG GCTACACCGCTCGGGTGTCGTCGTCGCGAGCGCGGTCGTCGCGTCCGGCCCAAGTCTGTGGCGGAGCAGCAGCAGTGCAGCAGCAACGAGATGCTGTCCCTGCCGCCGCTACACGCTGAGGCAGCCGACGGACTGGCAGACCTGCCCGCACACACGCTCAGACATCTAGTGAAAG GTCGACCGCGGAGGGTGAAGACGAGGGCGCCGACACGACCGGTGACGGATCAGTCGCAAGACATAGACGAAg gcCTAGAGGAGTTCTGGCGCACGTGTCGCACGCCGCCCGGCAGCGAGGAGGCGTCGCTGTCGGCTCGCACGCCTCTGACGTCACGCTCGCTGCACTCCCTGTCCTCGCTGGCCTCCGCCTCGCCCGCCTCGCCCGCCTCGCCCTCGCCGCTCCGACACTCGCCCACACTCCGCAGGGACGACACCAT GTACAGTGTGACGTCCGGTGAAAGTACTCCTGTGCTTTTGGAATGTG AGGTATCTCGCTGCAAGTCTTCCGACAACGTGGGCAGTAAGTTACCCACCACGCCGCCGCCGTCTCGTTCCTCAGATAACGTTAACACTATGG GCGTAGGATGTACTCGTTCGGGCGGCAAGGCTCGTCCGTGGTCGGTGGCGGGGGTCAACGCGGACAACGCGCTCTGCACCACAG AGGGCGTCGAGGCGTGCGTGGGCGGCAGCATCGTGGGCATCACTCCCGGCGCCGCACTAACCA GTTCAATGATGCGGGACCATCCATTGACTCCCG AAGACACAGAAGCCTAA
- the LOC116772453 gene encoding F-actin-uncapping protein LRRC16A isoform X4, translated as MTLKKIVKMSTKSQITTELSESIGNVLGKNVKILYKSLIRMESRGDKVDNRVLVVTAYRVFITTTKVPTRIDNGFHLMEIEALESKKNNHLSITLIHEHKPVSILIGEEGSSEGVINAIHALIAAFDDLFPNVAMEDIVAKVNLPFPLHPICGTRKHSTCGDFSNQYAAMCDLCQTPFRAEVAWDIDTIYLAHDIRMLHLKDFDHLDQRDLIPLVMALQHNTWFEGVCGDGVRVGGEAWEAVGRLVRSACPPPRRLSWRGAALRHDHAARLGHALARAPRPPALHTIDLSQNHIEDKGAISILTGLSNNPSGLRSISLSQCGVTGKTVCQLAVMLNDAPAHLNTLAHLDLSHNNLKDDVHNLYNFLAQPNVLTHLNLTNTETTLENIWGALLRGCAARLSTLLLARNPWSQSRRAKDPPPSFRQFFTACLALTDLDFSYCKMPPDALKSLLLGLACNESAAGVKLSLAGSLTSSQAAHVLESCVHGVRCLNTLDLSDNSMEWELSGIVRAVGKNHSITHLSLSKLTGKRSYAPPLIQALVHVLQEPDTALTSLDLSDCKLKSDLYGLLNALGGARRLRVLDVGGNLAGDAGARLLAKALQCNCTLHTLYIDRNAFSLQGLTDISSALRRSVSVRRVEFPGCDAAAGGRGASERVAALWRELHERLSSNSSSGQCGRVRALALERAWAGGEGAAALAAQAAAALPPPPLPAVVERAAAAAHHLLHQYLQRCSEVFAAMGGSVGGGELVTLQAVRDAMAPCNNTLQDLLNEAVERLALSACESVESADSDRGPAVDADIPDLLSPISHSGATPLGCRRRERGRRVRPKSVAEQQQCSSNEMLSLPPLHAEAADGLADLPAHTLRHLVKGRPRRVKTRAPTRPVTDQSQDIDEGLEEFWRTCRTPPGSEEASLSARTPLTSRSLHSLSSLASASPASPASPSPLRHSPTLRRDDTMYSVTSGESTPVLLECEVSRCKSSDNVGSKLPTTPPPSRSSDNVNTMEGVEACVGGSIVGITPGAALTSSMMRDHPLTPEDTEA; from the exons GTTGTGACTGCTTATAGagtatttataacaacaacTAAAGTGCCAACAAGG attgaCAATGGATTTCACTTAATGGAGATTGAAGCTCTCGAGAGcaagaaaaataatcatttgtcAATAACACTCATTCATGAACATAAGCCCGTCTCGATCCTCATtg gCGAAGAAGGTTCGTCGGAAGGAGTTATTAATGCTATCCACGCTTTGATCGCAGCATTTGATGACTTATTTCCTAATGTTGCGATGGAGGACATCGTTGccaag gtGAATTTACCATTTCCCCTACATCCTATTTGTGGTACAAGAAAACATTCAACATGCGGTGATTTCTCTAACCAATACGCGGCCATGTGCGACCTCTGTCAGACGCCGTTCAG AGCCGAGGTCGCTTGGGACATTGACACAATTTATCTAGCGCACGACATAAGAATGCTACATCTCAAAGATTTCGATCATTTGGATCAAAG AGATCTGATCCCCTTGGTGATGGCGCTTCAACACAACACTTGGTTCGAGGGTGTGTGCGGGGACGGGGTGCGTGTGGGAGGGGAGGCGTGGGAGGCCGTGGGTCGCCTGGTCCGCTCGGCCTGTCCCCCTCCGAGGCGGCTCTCCTGGAGGGGCGCAGCCCTGAGACACGATCACGCGGCGCGGCTAGGACACGCGCTCGCTCGAGCGCCGCGGCCACCAGCGCTACATACCATCGATCTATCCCAGAATCATATCGAGGATAAGG GCGCCATCAGTATCCTGACGGGTCTGTCGAACAACCCCAGCGGTCTTCGTTCCATCTCCCTGTCTCAGTGCGGCGTGACGGGGAAGACGGTGTGCCAACTGGCTGTGATGCTGAACGACGCGCCCGCACACCTCAACACGTTAGCACACTTGGACCTCTCACATAACAACCTCAAGGATGACGTTCAT AATTTGTACAACTTCCTTGCACAACCCAACGTATtgacacatttaaatttaacaaacaccGAGACGACATTAGAAAAT ATATGGGGTGCTCTACTCCGCGGCTGCGCTGCCCGTCTGTCGACTCTCCTCCTGGCTCGTAACCCGTGGTCTCAGAGCCGCCGGGCGAAGGACCCGCCTCCGTCCTTCAGACAGTTCTTCACAGCCTGCCTGGCGCTCACCGATCTAGACTTCTCATACTGTAAGATGCCGCCGGACGCTCTCAA GAGTCTCCTGCTGGGGCTGGCGTGCAACGAGAGCGCGGCGGGTGTGAAGCTGTCGCTGGCGGGGTCTCTGACGTCATCGCAGGCGGCGCACGTGCTCGAGTCGTGCGTGCACGGAGTGCGGTGCCTCAACACGCTCGACCTGTCCGACAACA gTATGGAATGGGAATTATCTGGAATTGTAAGGGCCGTGGGAAAGAATCACTCAATAACGCATTTATCTTTAAGCAAGTTGACAGGGAAACGTTCGTACGCTCCGCCTTTAATACAG GCTTTGGTTCATGTTTTACAAGAACCCGATACGGCGTTGACGTCTTTAGATCTCAGTGACTGTAAGcttaag AGCGATTTGTACGGTTTATTGAACGCGTTGGGCGGTGCGCGGAGGCTGCGCGTGTTGGACGTCGGAGGCAACCTGGCGGGCGACGCCGGGGCGCGGCTACTAGCTAAGGCTTTACAATGCAACTGTACATTACACACGCTATACATAGACAGGAACGCCTTTAGTTTGCAAG GCCTGACGGATATATCGTCAGCGTTGCGACGCTCGGTGTCTGTGCGCCGCGTGGAGTTCCCCGGCTGTGACGCCGCGGCCGGCGGGCGGGGCGCCTCGGAGAGAGTCGCAGCTCTGTGGAGAGAACTACACGAACg GCTGTCCAGTAACAGTAGCAGTGGTCAGTGTGGTCGTGTGCGAGCCCTGGCGCTGGAGCGTGCTTGGGCGGGCGGGGAGGGGGCGGCGGCGCTCGCGGCCCAGGCGGCCGCCGCCCTTCCGCCGCCCCCGCTGCCTGCCGTCGTGGAGCGAGCTGCCGCCGCCGCCCATCACCTACTGCACCAGTACCTGCAG CGCTGTAGTGAAGTGTTCGCAGCCATGGGCGGGTCTGTGGGCGGAGGGGAACTGGTCACTCTCCAGGCTGTGAGGGACGCCATGGCTCCCTGCAACAACACGCTGCAAGACTTGCTCAA TGAAGCCGTAGAGAGATTGGCTCTGTCGGCCTGTGAGAGTGTGGAGAGCGCGGACAGCGACCGAGGACCCGCGGTCGACGCCGACATACCGGATCTCCTGTCACCCATATCACACTCCGGG GCTACACCGCTCGGGTGTCGTCGTCGCGAGCGCGGTCGTCGCGTCCGGCCCAAGTCTGTGGCGGAGCAGCAGCAGTGCAGCAGCAACGAGATGCTGTCCCTGCCGCCGCTACACGCTGAGGCAGCCGACGGACTGGCAGACCTGCCCGCACACACGCTCAGACATCTAGTGAAAG GTCGACCGCGGAGGGTGAAGACGAGGGCGCCGACACGACCGGTGACGGATCAGTCGCAAGACATAGACGAAg gcCTAGAGGAGTTCTGGCGCACGTGTCGCACGCCGCCCGGCAGCGAGGAGGCGTCGCTGTCGGCTCGCACGCCTCTGACGTCACGCTCGCTGCACTCCCTGTCCTCGCTGGCCTCCGCCTCGCCCGCCTCGCCCGCCTCGCCCTCGCCGCTCCGACACTCGCCCACACTCCGCAGGGACGACACCAT GTACAGTGTGACGTCCGGTGAAAGTACTCCTGTGCTTTTGGAATGTG AGGTATCTCGCTGCAAGTCTTCCGACAACGTGGGCAGTAAGTTACCCACCACGCCGCCGCCGTCTCGTTCCTCAGATAACGTTAACACTATGG AGGGCGTCGAGGCGTGCGTGGGCGGCAGCATCGTGGGCATCACTCCCGGCGCCGCACTAACCA GTTCAATGATGCGGGACCATCCATTGACTCCCG AAGACACAGAAGCCTAA